Proteins from a single region of Esox lucius isolate fEsoLuc1 chromosome 13, fEsoLuc1.pri, whole genome shotgun sequence:
- the stx2b gene encoding syntaxin-2 isoform X4, with product MKDRLGELTASKTQDEDVTVEKDGYMEVFFRRVEDIRGLIDKISSGVEEVRKKHGMMLSAPNPDEKAKDELVQLTSDIKTNANSVRVKLKSMEQSLPKEDVSNRASVDFRIQKTQYTVLSRKFVEVMTQYNETQVSFRERSKGRIQRQLEITGRVTSDEELEDMLESGNPSIFTSDIISDSQITRQALNEIESRHQDIIRLESSIMELHAVFMDMAMLVENQGDMVNNIEKNVSNAVEYIGRAKEETKKAVRYQRKSRRAW from the exons ATGAAGGACCGGTTGGGAGAATTAACCGCA AGCAAGACACAAGATGAGGATGTCACAGTTGAAAAGGATGGATATATGGAAGTCTTTTTCCGAAGG GTGGAAGATATTAGGGGACTCATTGATAAGATATCTTCTggagtggaggaggtgaggaagaaGCATGGCATGATGTTGTCTGCACCCAATCCAGATGAGA AGGCAAAGGACGAACTTGTCCAGTTGACCAGCGACATCAAAACCAATGCCAATTCAGTGCGAGTTAAGCTAAAAT CTATGGAGCAATCCCTACCCAAGGAAGATGTCTCTAACAGGGCCTCAGTTGATTTCCGCATTCAGAAAACCCAG TACACAGTGCTCTCCAGGAAGTTTGTGGAGGTCATGACTCAGTACAACGAGACTCAAGTGTCGTTTAGGGAGAGAAGCAAAGGAAGGATCCAGAGACAGCTGGAGATAA CTGGGAGAGTGACAAGCGATGAGGAACTGGAGGACATGCTGGAGAGTGGCAACCCATCCATTTTCACGTCTGAT ATCATCTCTGACTCTCAGATCACACGCCAGGCCTTGAATGAAATTGAGTCTCGGCACCAAGATATCATCCGCCTGGAGTCCAGTATCATGGAGCTCCATGCCGTGTTTATGGACATGGCCATGCTGGTAGAAAATCAG GGGGATATGGTCAACAACATAGAGAAGAATGTCTCCAACGCTGTTGAATACATAGGTCGTGCCAAAGAGGAGACCAAAAAAGCTGTGAGATACCAGAGAAAATCACGAAGG GCTTGGTAG
- the stx2b gene encoding syntaxin-2 isoform X2: MKDRLGELTASKTQDEDVTVEKDGYMEVFFRRVEDIRGLIDKISSGVEEVRKKHGMMLSAPNPDEKAKDELVQLTSDIKTNANSVRVKLKSMEQSLPKEDVSNRASVDFRIQKTQYTVLSRKFVEVMTQYNETQVSFRERSKGRIQRQLEITGRVTSDEELEDMLESGNPSIFTSDIISDSQITRQALNEIESRHQDIIRLESSIMELHAVFMDMAMLVENQGDMVNNIEKNVSNAVEYIGRAKEETKKAVRYQRKSRRGAQVRTTENSTAVSHGAKYQSSNPAQH; this comes from the exons ATGAAGGACCGGTTGGGAGAATTAACCGCA AGCAAGACACAAGATGAGGATGTCACAGTTGAAAAGGATGGATATATGGAAGTCTTTTTCCGAAGG GTGGAAGATATTAGGGGACTCATTGATAAGATATCTTCTggagtggaggaggtgaggaagaaGCATGGCATGATGTTGTCTGCACCCAATCCAGATGAGA AGGCAAAGGACGAACTTGTCCAGTTGACCAGCGACATCAAAACCAATGCCAATTCAGTGCGAGTTAAGCTAAAAT CTATGGAGCAATCCCTACCCAAGGAAGATGTCTCTAACAGGGCCTCAGTTGATTTCCGCATTCAGAAAACCCAG TACACAGTGCTCTCCAGGAAGTTTGTGGAGGTCATGACTCAGTACAACGAGACTCAAGTGTCGTTTAGGGAGAGAAGCAAAGGAAGGATCCAGAGACAGCTGGAGATAA CTGGGAGAGTGACAAGCGATGAGGAACTGGAGGACATGCTGGAGAGTGGCAACCCATCCATTTTCACGTCTGAT ATCATCTCTGACTCTCAGATCACACGCCAGGCCTTGAATGAAATTGAGTCTCGGCACCAAGATATCATCCGCCTGGAGTCCAGTATCATGGAGCTCCATGCCGTGTTTATGGACATGGCCATGCTGGTAGAAAATCAG GGGGATATGGTCAACAACATAGAGAAGAATGTCTCCAACGCTGTTGAATACATAGGTCGTGCCAAAGAGGAGACCAAAAAAGCTGTGAGATACCAGAGAAAATCACGAAGG GGGGCCCAGGTCAGAACAACAGAAAACTCAACAGCAGTTTCTCATGGAGCCAAGTACCAGTCATCCAACCCTGCACAACATTAA
- the stx2b gene encoding syntaxin-2 isoform X3, with amino-acid sequence MKDRLGELTASKTQDEDVTVEKDGYMEVFFRRVEDIRGLIDKISSGVEEVRKKHGMMLSAPNPDEKAKDELVQLTSDIKTNANSVRVKLKSMEQSLPKEDVSNRASVDFRIQKTQYTVLSRKFVEVMTQYNETQVSFRERSKGRIQRQLEITGRVTSDEELEDMLESGNPSIFTSDIISDSQITRQALNEIESRHQDIIRLESSIMELHAVFMDMAMLVENQGDMVNNIEKNVSNAVEYIGRAKEETKKAVRYQRKSRRKLFWIAICMALVLLIVVITLVISFV; translated from the exons ATGAAGGACCGGTTGGGAGAATTAACCGCA AGCAAGACACAAGATGAGGATGTCACAGTTGAAAAGGATGGATATATGGAAGTCTTTTTCCGAAGG GTGGAAGATATTAGGGGACTCATTGATAAGATATCTTCTggagtggaggaggtgaggaagaaGCATGGCATGATGTTGTCTGCACCCAATCCAGATGAGA AGGCAAAGGACGAACTTGTCCAGTTGACCAGCGACATCAAAACCAATGCCAATTCAGTGCGAGTTAAGCTAAAAT CTATGGAGCAATCCCTACCCAAGGAAGATGTCTCTAACAGGGCCTCAGTTGATTTCCGCATTCAGAAAACCCAG TACACAGTGCTCTCCAGGAAGTTTGTGGAGGTCATGACTCAGTACAACGAGACTCAAGTGTCGTTTAGGGAGAGAAGCAAAGGAAGGATCCAGAGACAGCTGGAGATAA CTGGGAGAGTGACAAGCGATGAGGAACTGGAGGACATGCTGGAGAGTGGCAACCCATCCATTTTCACGTCTGAT ATCATCTCTGACTCTCAGATCACACGCCAGGCCTTGAATGAAATTGAGTCTCGGCACCAAGATATCATCCGCCTGGAGTCCAGTATCATGGAGCTCCATGCCGTGTTTATGGACATGGCCATGCTGGTAGAAAATCAG GGGGATATGGTCAACAACATAGAGAAGAATGTCTCCAACGCTGTTGAATACATAGGTCGTGCCAAAGAGGAGACCAAAAAAGCTGTGAGATACCAGAGAAAATCACGAAGG AAATTGTTCTGGATTGCCATTTGTATGGCACTGGTTCTCCTCATAGTAGTCATCACCTTAGTAATAAGTTTTGTCTGA
- the stx2b gene encoding syntaxin-2 isoform X1 has protein sequence MKDRLGELTASKTQDEDVTVEKDGYMEVFFRRVEDIRGLIDKISSGVEEVRKKHGMMLSAPNPDEKAKDELVQLTSDIKTNANSVRVKLKSMEQSLPKEDVSNRASVDFRIQKTQYTVLSRKFVEVMTQYNETQVSFRERSKGRIQRQLEITGRVTSDEELEDMLESGNPSIFTSDIISDSQITRQALNEIESRHQDIIRLESSIMELHAVFMDMAMLVENQGDMVNNIEKNVSNAVEYIGRAKEETKKAVRYQRKSRRKLLLLTFAVLIVLAVIALIVGLSVGLTQSPV, from the exons ATGAAGGACCGGTTGGGAGAATTAACCGCA AGCAAGACACAAGATGAGGATGTCACAGTTGAAAAGGATGGATATATGGAAGTCTTTTTCCGAAGG GTGGAAGATATTAGGGGACTCATTGATAAGATATCTTCTggagtggaggaggtgaggaagaaGCATGGCATGATGTTGTCTGCACCCAATCCAGATGAGA AGGCAAAGGACGAACTTGTCCAGTTGACCAGCGACATCAAAACCAATGCCAATTCAGTGCGAGTTAAGCTAAAAT CTATGGAGCAATCCCTACCCAAGGAAGATGTCTCTAACAGGGCCTCAGTTGATTTCCGCATTCAGAAAACCCAG TACACAGTGCTCTCCAGGAAGTTTGTGGAGGTCATGACTCAGTACAACGAGACTCAAGTGTCGTTTAGGGAGAGAAGCAAAGGAAGGATCCAGAGACAGCTGGAGATAA CTGGGAGAGTGACAAGCGATGAGGAACTGGAGGACATGCTGGAGAGTGGCAACCCATCCATTTTCACGTCTGAT ATCATCTCTGACTCTCAGATCACACGCCAGGCCTTGAATGAAATTGAGTCTCGGCACCAAGATATCATCCGCCTGGAGTCCAGTATCATGGAGCTCCATGCCGTGTTTATGGACATGGCCATGCTGGTAGAAAATCAG GGGGATATGGTCAACAACATAGAGAAGAATGTCTCCAACGCTGTTGAATACATAGGTCGTGCCAAAGAGGAGACCAAAAAAGCTGTGAGATACCAGAGAAAATCACGAAGG AAACTCCTCCTCCTTACCTTTGCTGTGTTGATTGTGCTTGCTGTCATTGCACTTATTGTTGGCCTGTCTGTTGGACTAACCCAATCCCCTGTATGA